One Aegilops tauschii subsp. strangulata cultivar AL8/78 chromosome 7, Aet v6.0, whole genome shotgun sequence genomic window carries:
- the LOC109740408 gene encoding mitogen-activated protein kinase kinase kinase 18 produces MGVAEWTRGPAIGRGSSATVSIAVDRRTGGVLAVKSVAADRAAELRRERGILRGLSSPHVVRCLDAEDRSGGGLDMLMEYAPGGSLADEIRRCGGRCAEALVRSRARDILLGLAHVHAAGVAHCDVKGRNVLIASDGRALIADFGCARRTGGGIAGEERQRPTGGTPMFMAPEAARGEEQGPAADIWAVGCTVIEMATGAAPWQRFASPVATLHHVAFSGEAPEFPPCLSDQGKDFLARCLRQDPRERWTAEQLLEHEFVAAAGTASSSNSAPGITEKATFVSPKSVLDQALWEDDDDTTADTSDPTDRVRALAAGAPAVPDWTWDASWITVQAGPSGGADEEPAMSPEVGTDADSSDSSMGGSAGRAAAAEAGASSSHQASHANGDRYDGTGSCNGERSDDGDHVVSDCSTVPITSNGFFSDTTSRFACPSPSQAGRPGPFTVPLLRPFSRCCSCCHSLPASPAIISRSEWYSKSNLTQLARMPANDPRQLAWRTLWRRECASIGRFFPLVGHVSRVTGDWVSGGYAARRGTAGEAGLVSYEAATSGVSGIVAGGARRARGDGFGLFDVAAAGSRASSVGWMRSIPPPIGSP; encoded by the coding sequence ATGGGCGTCGCGGAGTGGACGCGCGGGCCGGCGATCGGCAGGGGCTCCTCGGCCACGGTGTCGATCGCCGTCGACCGCCGCACCGGCGGGGTCCTCGCGGTCAAGTCCGTGGCCGCCGACCGGGCCGCCGAGCTGCGGCGCGAGCGGGGCATCCTCCGCGGCCTCAGCTCGCCGCACGTCGTGCGCTGCCTGGACGCCGAGGACaggagcggcggcggcctcgACATGCTCATGGAGTACGCGCCCGGCGGTTCGCTGGCGGACGAGATCAGGCGGTGCGGCGGCCGGTGCGCCGAGGCCCTCGTCCGGTCCCGCGCGCGCGACATCCTGCTCGGGCTGGCGCACGTGCACGCCGCCGGCGTCGCGCACTGCGACGTCAAGGGCCGCAACGTGCTCATCGCCTCCGACGGCCGCGCCCTGATCGCCGACTTCGGGTGCGCGCGCCGGACGGGCGGCGGCATTGCCGGCGAGGAGCGGCAGCGGCCGACGGGCGGCACGCCGATGTTCATGGCGCCCGAGGCCGCGCGGGGCGAGGAGCAGGGCCCGGCCGCGGACATATGGGCGGTCGGATGCACCGTCATCGAGATGGCCACCGGCGCCGCCCCCTGGCAGCGGTTCGCCAGCCCCGTCGCGACGCTGCACCACGTCGCGTTCTCGGGCGAGGCGCCGGAGTTCCCCCCGTGCCTGTCGGACCAAGGCAAGGACTTCCTGGCGAGGTGCCTGCGGCAGGACCCCAGGGAGCGGTGGACGGCAGAGCAGCTGCTGGAGCACGAGTTCGTGGCCGCCGCCGGCACCGCCTCGTCGTCCAATTCCGCGCCAGGGATCACCGAGAAGGCCACGTTCGTGTCCCCGAAGAGCGTCCTCGATCAGGCCCTGTGGGAGGACGACGACGACACGACGGCAGACACCAGCGATCCCACGGACAGGGTGCGCGCGCTGGCCGCGGGCGCGCCGGCCGTGCCGGACTGGACCTGGGACGCGAGCTGGATCACGGTCCAGGCAGGCCCCAGCGGCGGCGCCGATGAAGAGCCAGCAATGTCGCCGGAGGTGGGCACGGACGCCGACAGCAGCGACTCTTCCATGGGCGGCTCCGCCGGGCGTGCGGCCGCCGCAGAGGCGGGGGCCTCGAGCAGCCACCAGGCGTCGCATGCCAATGGCGATCGTTACGATGGCACGGGCAGCTGTAACGGCGAGCGCAGCGATGATGGTGATCACGTGGTTAGCGATTGTAGCACCGTTCCAATCACAAGCAATGGATTCTTTTCCGATACCACGTCCCGTTTCGCTTGTCCCAGCCCCAGCCAAGCTGGCCGGCCCGGCCCGTTTACAGTACCGCTCCTACGACCTTTCTCCCGCTGTTGTTCTTGCTGTCATTCGCTTCCCGCCTCGCCAGCCATTATTAGCAGGAGTGAGTGGTACTCGAAATCCAACTTAACACAGCTAGCGCGAATGCCAGCCAACGATCCTCGCCAGTTGGCATGGCGCACATTGTGGAGGAGGGAATGCGCATCGATCGGGCGATTTTTTCCTTTGGTCGGTCATGTATCACGCGTGACTGGCGATTGGGTTAGTGGTGGTTACGCCGCGCGCCGCGGTACGGCCGGCGAGGCTGGTTTGGTTAGTTATGAGGCGGCGACGTCGGGTGTGAGTGGCATCGTCGCCGGCGGGGCCCGTCGGGCGCGCGGGGATGGTTTCGGTTTGTTCGACGTGGCCGCCGCTGGCTCGCGAGCTAGCTCCGTCGGGTGGATGCGGTCCATCCCTCCACCAATTGGCAGCCCGTGA